The Solibacillus sp. FSL R7-0668 genome includes the window ATTGAACTTAAATCAGCCTTTCATAACTGCTAATTATGTGACTTAATCATTCTGTTGTTTTGTTTAATCAAATCTAAAAGGTCTTCAGGAACAAGCCGTAATTCGCCGCTTTGAAACTTACTTATAGGCAATCGCCTAATTTTGAATATACTCCCGTCATCTTCCTTACCTTCAAACACTTCCTTGGTATAAAAAGAGGTATCAACAAAGGCTGCATTATATACTTGTACAATCTCATGTCCTACTTCGCCGTTAAAAGTAAAGATATTTTCAACAGTTCCCAAATATTGAAGTTCAAAAATATCCGTTTCAATTTCTTCTTGTATTTCTCTTATTAATGCTTCGTCGCTTTTTTCTCCGTACTCAATGCCACCCCCTATAGGACGGTAAAAATACTCAACTTTTACTGGATCATAGCCCTCTGCAACAAGGATCGTATCGTCCTTTTGAAATATACAAATAACCAGTGGTCGTATTCTTCCTTTTTTCATTGAAATCCTCCCAATCCTTAATTAATATCCTTTAGTTGTTTCGATTCAATTACGAATTAACCCTGCTTTGAGACAGAATCTTTAATCAAAAATTGTTTTAATAATCTCGCTTTTTCTAAAACTAGTTGGAGCGTGTTTGGGAAAGGCATTGTTGTAAATCGGTTACACATTATAAATTTTCTAGATGCCTCTATTATTTCGTAATTCAATAATCGTTCCTTCAGGTGCTATTAATTTACAGAGTGCTCCATTTTCCACTTCGTAAATAATTTCCCCATCTTTTTGTTTAAAATGAACGTTTAGTTTTTTCAAACGCTCAACTTCAAAAGGCAAATCTTCAACCCAAATGCAAAAATGGACAATCCCTTCACTATTTGAATAAACAGGTTTTAA containing:
- a CDS encoding NUDIX hydrolase, with protein sequence MKKGRIRPLVICIFQKDDTILVAEGYDPVKVEYFYRPIGGGIEYGEKSDEALIREIQEEIETDIFELQYLGTVENIFTFNGEVGHEIVQVYNAAFVDTSFYTKEVFEGKEDDGSIFKIRRLPISKFQSGELRLVPEDLLDLIKQNNRMIKSHN
- a CDS encoding VOC family protein, which encodes MKNAYIHHLCIQTKSYLETVEFYTEALGFEIVQQTPNFHGRAYNTWLKLGDFYIELQTGKQHEVLKPVYSNSEGIVHFCIWVEDLPFEVERLKKLNVHFKQKDGEIIYEVENGALCKLIAPEGTIIELRNNRGI